The sequence ATCACTGGCATTGAACCTGATGGGGCTTGTTCCGCTCCCAATAGTAGAATTGCTTCTGCAGCTGCTTTTTTACCGATTTGATTGGGATGATCCTCCGCTTCTAAAAAGGGCAGACCGACCCGTCCTCCAACACCAGCTGAACCTGTCTGAACATTTTTTTCTTCTTGGGCAACACAGTGTACATTCATTCGGAACATCGGCCGGACGTCACTTACAAAACGTCCATCAGAGGTCACGATTCTAACAATGTCAACAGTATCCACCATTGAAACGGTGACTCGCTTGATTCGTGGATCGTAGTCATGGGCTGCTCGCTCTGCATCTTGAATTTTCGTGATTTTGTCTGCCAGAGGCAGATCGGTTACCATCCGTATCACAGGATAATAATTCGATGGTTTTAGCCTGTTAAATCGGTAGCCTTCGTGTTCTTTGACAGTAGCTGAGGTGGCAATTGAGGCTGCAGTTCGGGCCGCTCGTTGCATTGCTTCCAAGCTGAGATCTTCACTGTAAGCATAACCCGTTTGATCTCCTTTCAGGACCCTCACGCCTACTCCTTTGGAAATGGAAATTGAGGAGTTTTTGATGATGCTCTCCTCCATTACCACTGAGGTCCGGTAAGCGTATTCAAAATAAAGATCTGCATAGTCACCTCCCCGGGAAAGTGCGGCTTGCAGTACTTGGTGCATGTGGAAATCAGTCACCCCCATTTGGCCTTCAAACAGGGCCTTGGCCATTTGATCTGGTGTTCCGGTTGGAAGTTGCAGTACCGTTTCCTGCTCTTCAAGGAGCGCTTCTTCTAGATCCATTGAAATTCCTGTAGTTGACAGGCTGCAGGTGGAATCTCTATTGGCTAGAGCCCACGGCAAGTTGATAAGGGCAAAAAATGTTGTTTCTGAAACAAAAGACTTCGCAACTCAAATTGATACGAACTGGTATCTTTCATGAAAGTGTGGCGAAAATTAGACCAACTCTCTTTATCTTAAGCTTGGCAACCCTGATTATCTGGCTAGGTATTCTCCCCAATGTGCTGGCAGGAGATGATCAATTACGTTACCAACGATTTATGGCCGAGCAGAATCGCTATGGCAAGCCAAGACCGCGAACCAGAGATCGAGAGTCAGGCTATGCTGCTGAACATATGATCCGCAATAATCTCTGGTTTGTCGATGAATTAAAGTCCCCCCCCTACCGAGGGGCACGTGATCCCAACCTCTACCAACGGCACTTCCTGACAAGTCAGACTGTCAACAAAATGGTGCCGATTCCTAAGATTCGCCAAAGTGAGGCCGAAATCAACTCTGCTTACAAAGCTGCTGAAATGACGAGGAAATCCAATCGTTTTTCCCGTACTCCGCAGGATATCCAAGGTTTTCGACAAGCTCGACGCAACTATTTGAATCGTCAACGCTGAAGAATTCAAAACTCCTTGCTCCGCACTCGGATAACCCTTTGACATTTTAGAGGAGTCCGATAACTATTTCAGACTTCTCCCACAAACAAATCAATCGA is a genomic window of SAR324 cluster bacterium containing:
- a CDS encoding metallopeptidase TldD-related protein, producing the protein MDLEEALLEEQETVLQLPTGTPDQMAKALFEGQMGVTDFHMHQVLQAALSRGGDYADLYFEYAYRTSVVMEESIIKNSSISISKGVGVRVLKGDQTGYAYSEDLSLEAMQRAARTAASIATSATVKEHEGYRFNRLKPSNYYPVIRMVTDLPLADKITKIQDAERAAHDYDPRIKRVTVSMVDTVDIVRIVTSDGRFVSDVRPMFRMNVHCVAQEEKNVQTGSAGVGGRVGLPFLEAEDHPNQIGKKAAAEAILLLGAEQAPSGSMPVILGPAQSGILLHEAVGHPLEADFNRKGSSAYSGRVGEQVASPLCTIYDTGTIDYDRGALNCDDEGFLPSQNLLIENGILRGYMHDRISAAHYDLEPTGNGRRESYAHYPMPRMTTTYLANGETDPEEILEAVDQGIYCVSFSGGQVDISNGDFVFVPTVAYLVEKGKITKPIKNLTLIGNGPDAMSQVSLVGNDFAFSEGIWTCGKDGQSVPVGVGLPTVLISEMTVGGM